One window of the Dermacentor andersoni chromosome 10, qqDerAnde1_hic_scaffold, whole genome shotgun sequence genome contains the following:
- the LOC140213490 gene encoding uncharacterized protein — MPKNQNTLACYLDKKTRTTQDMHFSAPSQLPKVTQTQATSGTRLYHCSAAEIAFTSGFATAVSQHVGDNAYEIIGPDHESPQGANNISVAEVSPIPLGSYQDR; from the exons atgccaaaaaatcaaaatacattggcatgttatttggacaagaaaacta ggacaacccaggacatgcatttctcagcacccagtcaactgccaaaagtgactcaaacacaggccacca gtggaactcggctgtaccactgcagtgctgcggaaattgccttcaccagtggctttgcaacagctgtttcgcagcatgtcg gagacaatgcctacgaaattattggccctgatcatgagagccctcaaggtgcaaacaacatctctgttgcagaagtgagcccgataccacttggaagttaccaggacagatga